The proteins below are encoded in one region of Cololabis saira isolate AMF1-May2022 chromosome 21, fColSai1.1, whole genome shotgun sequence:
- the ubn2b gene encoding ubinuclein-2b isoform X4: protein MAEPRKVPFVTISSFGGAGAPVPPAPVPESSRKRRREDEAVSPGGDGGGGGGEAARGATTVRLHLQLSEPDDQGSSEFNYGELVHPRPAQRQVKVAATTVPKGLAPPLDPTDPFADDDKERREVEELARKFESKYYDELVPASLTTKHGGFYINTGTLQFRAASDSEGDNTNTDDHHIKKLKDGEERANKKRRKKQEGGNLEDKKPRKNKVPKPGVLALNRPEKKKRKKLMKDSLHLANMLRRFTREKEEMRKKNMVVATVPRSTAKVPNTNSALLNTHAKAAVAAAGGSDCNMGNMGNMGDLTADDQAVMSLLGTANNDLLQDMMGDLDFSILDSPQPSSPGQGENGAFGMGHKAGGGRVSQGNMMPPPPLPSGLPGPLMKRIEDLRAASRLFDEEGRKKFFTLDMNNILLDIELQVQEQPADVRSAVYSHLEAFVPCNKEALLKRLKKLSLNIQTLLVPVAQDDRLRAPLMKLKLAVCTVMPEQIARYNMDCIAKVAKQQSEEGEKNGSEEDDEEKPGKRVMGPRKKFVWDDKLRTLLCNLVRVKLGYYELEGKNSMSLEDYLKAFMETEVKPLWPKGWMQARMLFKESTMAHGHLTGYTSKKKMVTTPKAKPKEAAWVQRPTSSAGATAGATPSPAGPVAKRPPPSPSEAICLDSLDEAPLLDPISQALSLLSNAAKGLAQGDSPPSPDAPKTVPSAPPSVHTSPLLQQHKKNAAMAPGSSTPHYISTSSPSSTPLSRPSPATSSLLTAVRVDGLGVVKATPQAHRHSVLNTQRPLSVGVTKANMPASASPPKPRPPPTASPLVAPGSKTGLPTPPSGLLKGSNNKAGDTLIITSSRPLTLPSASLLVPKTFQTVRQPQPPQTKSSPSLTQTHPGVQPKPQSNFITPMHATLTKSTHSSIPPIVKLTPRTPHPIVTTTAAASVNISPSPRSQATPSIHQYSPKTPAGFRPPFSGAPGGAAKPGQGSYTPTGGQKPPNINSTTVTSLINTSSISKHSGTSASPTVASAASAQRQRPGGGTPQGAKPVVSVPLSSVSSQLPQVSTTGGGGLLSSASTLPLGFGMLGGLVPVSLPFQFPSMLNLSQLGTGGSNTAPSSSAASSNAQFSTLTQNLFKSLQSGSQVALPPHLQLAFSDVTQSQGGDAKRKTL, encoded by the exons ATGGCCGAGCCCAGGAAGGTGCCGTTCGTCACCATCTCGTCGTTCGGCGGTGCCGGAGCGCCGGTACCGCCGGCCCCGGTGCCGGAGAGCAGCAGGAAGCGGCGCCGCGAGGACGAGGCCGTCAGCCCGGGGGGGgatggaggagggggcgggggagAGGCGGCCCGGGGGGCCACCACCGTCCGCCTGCACCTGCAGCTCAGCGAGCCCGACGACCAGGGGTCCTCAGAGTTCAACTACGGGGAGCTGGTGCACCCCAGACCCGCCCAGAGACAG GTAAAGGTTGCAGCCACTACGGTACCTAAAGGGCTCGCGCCCCCTCTGGACCCCACAGACCCCTTTGCCGATGATGACAAGGAGAGACGGGAGGTGGAAGAGCTGGCCAGGAAGTTTGAGAGTAAATAT TACGATGAGCTGGTACCGGCGTCGCTCACCACAAAACACGGAGGCTTCTACATCAACACTGGCACTCTGCAGTTCAGGGCTGCGTCCGACTCCGAGGGagacaacacaaacacagacgatCATCACATCAAG AAGCTGAAGGATGGTGAAGAGCGAGCGAATAAAAAACGACGGAAAAAGCAGGAGGGGGGAAATCTGGAGGACAAGAAACCCAGAAAGAATAAAGTACCAAAGCCTGG AGTTTTGGCTCTGAACcggccagaaaagaaaaagaggaagaagctGATGAAAGACTCGCTACACCTGGCCAACATGCTTCGCCGCTTCACGCGGGAGAAGGAGGAGATGCGCAAGAAGAACATGGTTGTTGCTACTGTGCCGCGATCCACCGCCAAAGTGCCCAACACCAACAGTGCACTGCTCAACACGCACGCCAAGGCCGCCGTCGCCGCCGCCGGCGGCAGCGACTGCAACATGGGCAACATGGGCAACATGGGCGACCTGACGGCGGACGACCAGGCTGTGATGTCGCTGCTCGGCACGGCCAACAACGACCTGCTGCAGGACATGATGGGCGACCTGGACTTCAGCATACTGGACTCGCCCCAGCCGTCCAGCCCGGGGCAGGGGGAAAACGGCGCCTTCGGGATGGGACACAAGGCGGGCGGTGGGCGGGTGTCGCAGGGTAATATGatgccccccccacctctgccCAGCGGACTCCCCGGCCCGCTCATGAAGCGCATCGAAGACTTGAGAGCG GCATCACGTCTGTTTGatgaggagggaaggaagaagtTCTTCACACTGGACATGAACAACATCCTACTGGA CATCGAGCTGCAGGTGCAGGAGCAGCCTGCAGATGTGCGTTCAGCTGTTTATTCTCACCTGGAGGCCTTTGTGCCCTGCAATAAAGAGGCTCTGCTTAAACGCCTTAAGAAGCTCAGCCTGAACATACAG ACTCTGCTTGTCCCTGTCGCCCAGGATGACAGACTCCGAGCTCCCCTGATGAAACTGAAGCTGGCGGTGTGTACCGTGATGCCAGAACAGATCGCGCGCTACAACATGGACTGCATCGCCAAAGTTGCCAA GCAGCAGTCGGAGGAAGGAGAGAAAAATGGGTCagaagaagatgatgaggaGAAACCGGGGAAGAGGGTGATGGGGCCTCGAAAAAAGTTTGTCTGGGATGACAAACTCAG GACACTGCTGTGTAACCTGGTGCGGGTGAAGCTGGGCTACTACGAGCTGGAGGGGAAGAACTCCATGTCTCTAGAAGATTACCTGAAAGCCTTCATGGAGACGGAGGTGAAACCTCTCTGGCCCAAGGGCTGGATGCAAGCCAG GATGTTGTTCAAAGAAAGCACGATGGCTCACGGTCATCTAACAGGCTacac gTCAAAGAAAAAGATGGTCACCACTCCGAAGGCAAAGCCCAAG GAGGCAGCGTGGGTTCAGCGGCCCACGTCTTCGGCGGGTGCCACGGCAGGTGCCACTCCCTCTCCCGCTGGCCCCGTTGCTAAGCGACCACCCCCGTCACCGTCAGAGGCCATATGCCTGGATTCCCTGGACGAAGCTCCGCTCCTCGACCCCATCTCTCAGGCGCTGTCCCTCCTCAGTAACGCAGCTAAGGGCCTGGCCCAGGGGGACAGCCCCCCGTCCCCGGACGCACCCAAGACTGTCCCCAGCGCGCCGCCGAGCGTCCACACCTCGCCTCTCCTGCAGCAGCACAAAAAGAACGCGGCCATGGCCCCCGGCTCCAGCACACCTCATTACATCTCTACCTCTTCACCTTCCTCCACCCCCCTGTCCCGGCCTTCCCCCGCCACCTCCTCCCTCCTGACCGCCGTGAGGGTGGACGGGCTGGGCGTGGTCAAGGCCACGCCACAGGCACATAGACACTCAGTTTTAAACACTCAGAGACCTTTAAGTGTGGGTGTGACGAAAGCGAACATGCCTGCCTCAGCGTCCCCGCCCAAACCTCGCCCCCCGCCTACCGCGTCTCCACTAGTGGCCCCAGGATCAAAGACGGGGCTCCCCACTCCTCCTTCCGGCCTCCTCAAAGGCAGCAATAATAAAGCCGGTGACACTCTCATCATCACATCGTCTCGACCACTAACCCTCCCTTCGGCCTCTCTTCTCGTCCCCAAGACTTTCCAGACGGTTCGCCAACCCCAGCCCCCACAGACCAAGTCGTCCCCGTCCCTCACGCAGACCCACCCCGGCGTTCAGCCCAAGCCCCAGTCCAACTTCATCACCCCCATGCACGCCACCCTCACCAAGTCCACCCACAGCAGCATCCCGCCCATCGTCAAGCtcacgccccggaccccccacCCCATCGTCACCACTACCGCCGCGGCCTCGGTGAACATTTCTCCGAGTCCCCGGTCTCAGGCGACCCCCTCCATACATCAGTACTCCCCCAAAACCCCAGCAGGCTTCCGCCCACCGTTCTCAGGGGCCCCGGGAGGAGCGGCCAAACCGGGCCAGGGCAGCTACACTCCCACGGGCGGCCAGAAGCCCCCCAACATCAACAGCACCACCGTTACCAGCCTTATAAACACCTCATCCATAAGCAAGCATTCAGGAACCAGTGCCTCCCCCACGGTGGCCTCTGCCGCCTCGGCCCAACGCCAGAGGCCCGGGGGTGGGACGCCTCAGGGGGCCAAGCCAGTCGTGTCTGTTCCTTTGTCATCTGTCTCATCTCAGTTACCACAG GTCTCCACAACGGGAGGCGGCGGCCTGCTCAGCTCAGCCTCCACTCTTCCCCTGGGGTTCGGCATGCTGGGGGGCCTGGTGCCCGTTTCCCTGCCATTCCAGTTCCCCTCCATGCTCAACCTGTCTCAGCTGGGGACCGGAGGCTCCAACACGGCGCCGAGCAGCTCGGCGGCCAGTAGCAACGCGCAGTTCTCCACACTGACCCAGA ATCTGTTTAAGAGTCTCCAGTCAGGGTCTCAGGTTGCTCTGCCTCCTCACTTGCAGCTCGCTTTCTCAG atGTCACTCAGAGCCAGGGAGGAGACGCTAAGAGGAAGACTCTGTGA
- the ubn2b gene encoding ubinuclein-2b isoform X1, whose product MAEPRKVPFVTISSFGGAGAPVPPAPVPESSRKRRREDEAVSPGGDGGGGGGEAARGATTVRLHLQLSEPDDQGSSEFNYGELVHPRPAQRQVKVAATTVPKGLAPPLDPTDPFADDDKERREVEELARKFESKYGGVLKKKKKDRMQDLIDIGYGYDETDPFIDNSEAYDELVPASLTTKHGGFYINTGTLQFRAASDSEGDNTNTDDHHIKKLKDGEERANKKRRKKQEGGNLEDKKPRKNKVPKPGVLALNRPEKKKRKKLMKDSLHLANMLRRFTREKEEMRKKNMVVATVPRSTAKVPNTNSALLNTHAKAAVAAAGGSDCNMGNMGNMGDLTADDQAVMSLLGTANNDLLQDMMGDLDFSILDSPQPSSPGQGENGAFGMGHKAGGGRVSQGNMMPPPPLPSGLPGPLMKRIEDLRAASRLFDEEGRKKFFTLDMNNILLDIELQVQEQPADVRSAVYSHLEAFVPCNKEALLKRLKKLSLNIQTLLVPVAQDDRLRAPLMKLKLAVCTVMPEQIARYNMDCIAKVAKQQSEEGEKNGSEEDDEEKPGKRVMGPRKKFVWDDKLRTLLCNLVRVKLGYYELEGKNSMSLEDYLKAFMETEVKPLWPKGWMQARMLFKESTMAHGHLTGYTSKKKMVTTPKAKPKEAAWVQRPTSSAGATAGATPSPAGPVAKRPPPSPSEAICLDSLDEAPLLDPISQALSLLSNAAKGLAQGDSPPSPDAPKTVPSAPPSVHTSPLLQQHKKNAAMAPGSSTPHYISTSSPSSTPLSRPSPATSSLLTAVRVDGLGVVKATPQAHRHSVLNTQRPLSVGVTKANMPASASPPKPRPPPTASPLVAPGSKTGLPTPPSGLLKGSNNKAGDTLIITSSRPLTLPSASLLVPKTFQTVRQPQPPQTKSSPSLTQTHPGVQPKPQSNFITPMHATLTKSTHSSIPPIVKLTPRTPHPIVTTTAAASVNISPSPRSQATPSIHQYSPKTPAGFRPPFSGAPGGAAKPGQGSYTPTGGQKPPNINSTTVTSLINTSSISKHSGTSASPTVASAASAQRQRPGGGTPQGAKPVVSVPLSSVSSQLPQVSTTGGGGLLSSASTLPLGFGMLGGLVPVSLPFQFPSMLNLSQLGTGGSNTAPSSSAASSNAQFSTLTQNLFKSLQSGSQVALPPHLQLAFSDVTQSQGGDAKRKTL is encoded by the exons ATGGCCGAGCCCAGGAAGGTGCCGTTCGTCACCATCTCGTCGTTCGGCGGTGCCGGAGCGCCGGTACCGCCGGCCCCGGTGCCGGAGAGCAGCAGGAAGCGGCGCCGCGAGGACGAGGCCGTCAGCCCGGGGGGGgatggaggagggggcgggggagAGGCGGCCCGGGGGGCCACCACCGTCCGCCTGCACCTGCAGCTCAGCGAGCCCGACGACCAGGGGTCCTCAGAGTTCAACTACGGGGAGCTGGTGCACCCCAGACCCGCCCAGAGACAG GTAAAGGTTGCAGCCACTACGGTACCTAAAGGGCTCGCGCCCCCTCTGGACCCCACAGACCCCTTTGCCGATGATGACAAGGAGAGACGGGAGGTGGAAGAGCTGGCCAGGAAGTTTGAGAGTAAATAT GGGGGTGttttaaagaagaagaaaaaggacagGATGCAAGATCTTATTGACATCGGCTACGGCTACGATGAGACTGACCCTTTCATAGACAATTCAGAAGCT TACGATGAGCTGGTACCGGCGTCGCTCACCACAAAACACGGAGGCTTCTACATCAACACTGGCACTCTGCAGTTCAGGGCTGCGTCCGACTCCGAGGGagacaacacaaacacagacgatCATCACATCAAG AAGCTGAAGGATGGTGAAGAGCGAGCGAATAAAAAACGACGGAAAAAGCAGGAGGGGGGAAATCTGGAGGACAAGAAACCCAGAAAGAATAAAGTACCAAAGCCTGG AGTTTTGGCTCTGAACcggccagaaaagaaaaagaggaagaagctGATGAAAGACTCGCTACACCTGGCCAACATGCTTCGCCGCTTCACGCGGGAGAAGGAGGAGATGCGCAAGAAGAACATGGTTGTTGCTACTGTGCCGCGATCCACCGCCAAAGTGCCCAACACCAACAGTGCACTGCTCAACACGCACGCCAAGGCCGCCGTCGCCGCCGCCGGCGGCAGCGACTGCAACATGGGCAACATGGGCAACATGGGCGACCTGACGGCGGACGACCAGGCTGTGATGTCGCTGCTCGGCACGGCCAACAACGACCTGCTGCAGGACATGATGGGCGACCTGGACTTCAGCATACTGGACTCGCCCCAGCCGTCCAGCCCGGGGCAGGGGGAAAACGGCGCCTTCGGGATGGGACACAAGGCGGGCGGTGGGCGGGTGTCGCAGGGTAATATGatgccccccccacctctgccCAGCGGACTCCCCGGCCCGCTCATGAAGCGCATCGAAGACTTGAGAGCG GCATCACGTCTGTTTGatgaggagggaaggaagaagtTCTTCACACTGGACATGAACAACATCCTACTGGA CATCGAGCTGCAGGTGCAGGAGCAGCCTGCAGATGTGCGTTCAGCTGTTTATTCTCACCTGGAGGCCTTTGTGCCCTGCAATAAAGAGGCTCTGCTTAAACGCCTTAAGAAGCTCAGCCTGAACATACAG ACTCTGCTTGTCCCTGTCGCCCAGGATGACAGACTCCGAGCTCCCCTGATGAAACTGAAGCTGGCGGTGTGTACCGTGATGCCAGAACAGATCGCGCGCTACAACATGGACTGCATCGCCAAAGTTGCCAA GCAGCAGTCGGAGGAAGGAGAGAAAAATGGGTCagaagaagatgatgaggaGAAACCGGGGAAGAGGGTGATGGGGCCTCGAAAAAAGTTTGTCTGGGATGACAAACTCAG GACACTGCTGTGTAACCTGGTGCGGGTGAAGCTGGGCTACTACGAGCTGGAGGGGAAGAACTCCATGTCTCTAGAAGATTACCTGAAAGCCTTCATGGAGACGGAGGTGAAACCTCTCTGGCCCAAGGGCTGGATGCAAGCCAG GATGTTGTTCAAAGAAAGCACGATGGCTCACGGTCATCTAACAGGCTacac gTCAAAGAAAAAGATGGTCACCACTCCGAAGGCAAAGCCCAAG GAGGCAGCGTGGGTTCAGCGGCCCACGTCTTCGGCGGGTGCCACGGCAGGTGCCACTCCCTCTCCCGCTGGCCCCGTTGCTAAGCGACCACCCCCGTCACCGTCAGAGGCCATATGCCTGGATTCCCTGGACGAAGCTCCGCTCCTCGACCCCATCTCTCAGGCGCTGTCCCTCCTCAGTAACGCAGCTAAGGGCCTGGCCCAGGGGGACAGCCCCCCGTCCCCGGACGCACCCAAGACTGTCCCCAGCGCGCCGCCGAGCGTCCACACCTCGCCTCTCCTGCAGCAGCACAAAAAGAACGCGGCCATGGCCCCCGGCTCCAGCACACCTCATTACATCTCTACCTCTTCACCTTCCTCCACCCCCCTGTCCCGGCCTTCCCCCGCCACCTCCTCCCTCCTGACCGCCGTGAGGGTGGACGGGCTGGGCGTGGTCAAGGCCACGCCACAGGCACATAGACACTCAGTTTTAAACACTCAGAGACCTTTAAGTGTGGGTGTGACGAAAGCGAACATGCCTGCCTCAGCGTCCCCGCCCAAACCTCGCCCCCCGCCTACCGCGTCTCCACTAGTGGCCCCAGGATCAAAGACGGGGCTCCCCACTCCTCCTTCCGGCCTCCTCAAAGGCAGCAATAATAAAGCCGGTGACACTCTCATCATCACATCGTCTCGACCACTAACCCTCCCTTCGGCCTCTCTTCTCGTCCCCAAGACTTTCCAGACGGTTCGCCAACCCCAGCCCCCACAGACCAAGTCGTCCCCGTCCCTCACGCAGACCCACCCCGGCGTTCAGCCCAAGCCCCAGTCCAACTTCATCACCCCCATGCACGCCACCCTCACCAAGTCCACCCACAGCAGCATCCCGCCCATCGTCAAGCtcacgccccggaccccccacCCCATCGTCACCACTACCGCCGCGGCCTCGGTGAACATTTCTCCGAGTCCCCGGTCTCAGGCGACCCCCTCCATACATCAGTACTCCCCCAAAACCCCAGCAGGCTTCCGCCCACCGTTCTCAGGGGCCCCGGGAGGAGCGGCCAAACCGGGCCAGGGCAGCTACACTCCCACGGGCGGCCAGAAGCCCCCCAACATCAACAGCACCACCGTTACCAGCCTTATAAACACCTCATCCATAAGCAAGCATTCAGGAACCAGTGCCTCCCCCACGGTGGCCTCTGCCGCCTCGGCCCAACGCCAGAGGCCCGGGGGTGGGACGCCTCAGGGGGCCAAGCCAGTCGTGTCTGTTCCTTTGTCATCTGTCTCATCTCAGTTACCACAG GTCTCCACAACGGGAGGCGGCGGCCTGCTCAGCTCAGCCTCCACTCTTCCCCTGGGGTTCGGCATGCTGGGGGGCCTGGTGCCCGTTTCCCTGCCATTCCAGTTCCCCTCCATGCTCAACCTGTCTCAGCTGGGGACCGGAGGCTCCAACACGGCGCCGAGCAGCTCGGCGGCCAGTAGCAACGCGCAGTTCTCCACACTGACCCAGA ATCTGTTTAAGAGTCTCCAGTCAGGGTCTCAGGTTGCTCTGCCTCCTCACTTGCAGCTCGCTTTCTCAG atGTCACTCAGAGCCAGGGAGGAGACGCTAAGAGGAAGACTCTGTGA
- the ubn2b gene encoding ubinuclein-2b isoform X2, translating into MAEPRKVPFVTISSFGGAGAPVPPAPVPESSRKRRREDEAVSPGGDGGGGGGEAARGATTVRLHLQLSEPDDQGSSEFNYGELVHPRPAQRQVKVAATTVPKGLAPPLDPTDPFADDDKERREVEELARKFESKYGGVLKKKKKDRMQDLIDIGYGYDETDPFIDNSEAYDELVPASLTTKHGGFYINTGTLQFRAASDSEGDNTNTDDHHIKKLKDGEERANKKRRKKQEGGNLEDKKPRKNKVPKPGVLALNRPEKKKRKKLMKDSLHLANMLRRFTREKEEMRKKNMVVATVPRSTAKVPNTNSALLNTHAKAAVAAAGGSDCNMGNMGNMGDLTADDQAVMSLLGTANNDLLQDMMGDLDFSILDSPQPSSPGQGENGAFGMGHKAGGGRVSQGNMMPPPPLPSGLPGPLMKRIEDLRAASRLFDEEGRKKFFTLDMNNILLDIELQVQEQPADVRSAVYSHLEAFVPCNKEALLKRLKKLSLNIQDDRLRAPLMKLKLAVCTVMPEQIARYNMDCIAKVAKQQSEEGEKNGSEEDDEEKPGKRVMGPRKKFVWDDKLRTLLCNLVRVKLGYYELEGKNSMSLEDYLKAFMETEVKPLWPKGWMQARMLFKESTMAHGHLTGYTSKKKMVTTPKAKPKEAAWVQRPTSSAGATAGATPSPAGPVAKRPPPSPSEAICLDSLDEAPLLDPISQALSLLSNAAKGLAQGDSPPSPDAPKTVPSAPPSVHTSPLLQQHKKNAAMAPGSSTPHYISTSSPSSTPLSRPSPATSSLLTAVRVDGLGVVKATPQAHRHSVLNTQRPLSVGVTKANMPASASPPKPRPPPTASPLVAPGSKTGLPTPPSGLLKGSNNKAGDTLIITSSRPLTLPSASLLVPKTFQTVRQPQPPQTKSSPSLTQTHPGVQPKPQSNFITPMHATLTKSTHSSIPPIVKLTPRTPHPIVTTTAAASVNISPSPRSQATPSIHQYSPKTPAGFRPPFSGAPGGAAKPGQGSYTPTGGQKPPNINSTTVTSLINTSSISKHSGTSASPTVASAASAQRQRPGGGTPQGAKPVVSVPLSSVSSQLPQVSTTGGGGLLSSASTLPLGFGMLGGLVPVSLPFQFPSMLNLSQLGTGGSNTAPSSSAASSNAQFSTLTQNLFKSLQSGSQVALPPHLQLAFSDVTQSQGGDAKRKTL; encoded by the exons ATGGCCGAGCCCAGGAAGGTGCCGTTCGTCACCATCTCGTCGTTCGGCGGTGCCGGAGCGCCGGTACCGCCGGCCCCGGTGCCGGAGAGCAGCAGGAAGCGGCGCCGCGAGGACGAGGCCGTCAGCCCGGGGGGGgatggaggagggggcgggggagAGGCGGCCCGGGGGGCCACCACCGTCCGCCTGCACCTGCAGCTCAGCGAGCCCGACGACCAGGGGTCCTCAGAGTTCAACTACGGGGAGCTGGTGCACCCCAGACCCGCCCAGAGACAG GTAAAGGTTGCAGCCACTACGGTACCTAAAGGGCTCGCGCCCCCTCTGGACCCCACAGACCCCTTTGCCGATGATGACAAGGAGAGACGGGAGGTGGAAGAGCTGGCCAGGAAGTTTGAGAGTAAATAT GGGGGTGttttaaagaagaagaaaaaggacagGATGCAAGATCTTATTGACATCGGCTACGGCTACGATGAGACTGACCCTTTCATAGACAATTCAGAAGCT TACGATGAGCTGGTACCGGCGTCGCTCACCACAAAACACGGAGGCTTCTACATCAACACTGGCACTCTGCAGTTCAGGGCTGCGTCCGACTCCGAGGGagacaacacaaacacagacgatCATCACATCAAG AAGCTGAAGGATGGTGAAGAGCGAGCGAATAAAAAACGACGGAAAAAGCAGGAGGGGGGAAATCTGGAGGACAAGAAACCCAGAAAGAATAAAGTACCAAAGCCTGG AGTTTTGGCTCTGAACcggccagaaaagaaaaagaggaagaagctGATGAAAGACTCGCTACACCTGGCCAACATGCTTCGCCGCTTCACGCGGGAGAAGGAGGAGATGCGCAAGAAGAACATGGTTGTTGCTACTGTGCCGCGATCCACCGCCAAAGTGCCCAACACCAACAGTGCACTGCTCAACACGCACGCCAAGGCCGCCGTCGCCGCCGCCGGCGGCAGCGACTGCAACATGGGCAACATGGGCAACATGGGCGACCTGACGGCGGACGACCAGGCTGTGATGTCGCTGCTCGGCACGGCCAACAACGACCTGCTGCAGGACATGATGGGCGACCTGGACTTCAGCATACTGGACTCGCCCCAGCCGTCCAGCCCGGGGCAGGGGGAAAACGGCGCCTTCGGGATGGGACACAAGGCGGGCGGTGGGCGGGTGTCGCAGGGTAATATGatgccccccccacctctgccCAGCGGACTCCCCGGCCCGCTCATGAAGCGCATCGAAGACTTGAGAGCG GCATCACGTCTGTTTGatgaggagggaaggaagaagtTCTTCACACTGGACATGAACAACATCCTACTGGA CATCGAGCTGCAGGTGCAGGAGCAGCCTGCAGATGTGCGTTCAGCTGTTTATTCTCACCTGGAGGCCTTTGTGCCCTGCAATAAAGAGGCTCTGCTTAAACGCCTTAAGAAGCTCAGCCTGAACATACAG GATGACAGACTCCGAGCTCCCCTGATGAAACTGAAGCTGGCGGTGTGTACCGTGATGCCAGAACAGATCGCGCGCTACAACATGGACTGCATCGCCAAAGTTGCCAA GCAGCAGTCGGAGGAAGGAGAGAAAAATGGGTCagaagaagatgatgaggaGAAACCGGGGAAGAGGGTGATGGGGCCTCGAAAAAAGTTTGTCTGGGATGACAAACTCAG GACACTGCTGTGTAACCTGGTGCGGGTGAAGCTGGGCTACTACGAGCTGGAGGGGAAGAACTCCATGTCTCTAGAAGATTACCTGAAAGCCTTCATGGAGACGGAGGTGAAACCTCTCTGGCCCAAGGGCTGGATGCAAGCCAG GATGTTGTTCAAAGAAAGCACGATGGCTCACGGTCATCTAACAGGCTacac gTCAAAGAAAAAGATGGTCACCACTCCGAAGGCAAAGCCCAAG GAGGCAGCGTGGGTTCAGCGGCCCACGTCTTCGGCGGGTGCCACGGCAGGTGCCACTCCCTCTCCCGCTGGCCCCGTTGCTAAGCGACCACCCCCGTCACCGTCAGAGGCCATATGCCTGGATTCCCTGGACGAAGCTCCGCTCCTCGACCCCATCTCTCAGGCGCTGTCCCTCCTCAGTAACGCAGCTAAGGGCCTGGCCCAGGGGGACAGCCCCCCGTCCCCGGACGCACCCAAGACTGTCCCCAGCGCGCCGCCGAGCGTCCACACCTCGCCTCTCCTGCAGCAGCACAAAAAGAACGCGGCCATGGCCCCCGGCTCCAGCACACCTCATTACATCTCTACCTCTTCACCTTCCTCCACCCCCCTGTCCCGGCCTTCCCCCGCCACCTCCTCCCTCCTGACCGCCGTGAGGGTGGACGGGCTGGGCGTGGTCAAGGCCACGCCACAGGCACATAGACACTCAGTTTTAAACACTCAGAGACCTTTAAGTGTGGGTGTGACGAAAGCGAACATGCCTGCCTCAGCGTCCCCGCCCAAACCTCGCCCCCCGCCTACCGCGTCTCCACTAGTGGCCCCAGGATCAAAGACGGGGCTCCCCACTCCTCCTTCCGGCCTCCTCAAAGGCAGCAATAATAAAGCCGGTGACACTCTCATCATCACATCGTCTCGACCACTAACCCTCCCTTCGGCCTCTCTTCTCGTCCCCAAGACTTTCCAGACGGTTCGCCAACCCCAGCCCCCACAGACCAAGTCGTCCCCGTCCCTCACGCAGACCCACCCCGGCGTTCAGCCCAAGCCCCAGTCCAACTTCATCACCCCCATGCACGCCACCCTCACCAAGTCCACCCACAGCAGCATCCCGCCCATCGTCAAGCtcacgccccggaccccccacCCCATCGTCACCACTACCGCCGCGGCCTCGGTGAACATTTCTCCGAGTCCCCGGTCTCAGGCGACCCCCTCCATACATCAGTACTCCCCCAAAACCCCAGCAGGCTTCCGCCCACCGTTCTCAGGGGCCCCGGGAGGAGCGGCCAAACCGGGCCAGGGCAGCTACACTCCCACGGGCGGCCAGAAGCCCCCCAACATCAACAGCACCACCGTTACCAGCCTTATAAACACCTCATCCATAAGCAAGCATTCAGGAACCAGTGCCTCCCCCACGGTGGCCTCTGCCGCCTCGGCCCAACGCCAGAGGCCCGGGGGTGGGACGCCTCAGGGGGCCAAGCCAGTCGTGTCTGTTCCTTTGTCATCTGTCTCATCTCAGTTACCACAG GTCTCCACAACGGGAGGCGGCGGCCTGCTCAGCTCAGCCTCCACTCTTCCCCTGGGGTTCGGCATGCTGGGGGGCCTGGTGCCCGTTTCCCTGCCATTCCAGTTCCCCTCCATGCTCAACCTGTCTCAGCTGGGGACCGGAGGCTCCAACACGGCGCCGAGCAGCTCGGCGGCCAGTAGCAACGCGCAGTTCTCCACACTGACCCAGA ATCTGTTTAAGAGTCTCCAGTCAGGGTCTCAGGTTGCTCTGCCTCCTCACTTGCAGCTCGCTTTCTCAG atGTCACTCAGAGCCAGGGAGGAGACGCTAAGAGGAAGACTCTGTGA